A window from Labrus mixtus chromosome 14, fLabMix1.1, whole genome shotgun sequence encodes these proteins:
- the LOC132988089 gene encoding sodium/hydrogen exchanger 6-like encodes MKAIMGFTLRRFLGVKPSRALPLLPFLLTLLFVKSRGESNAMDNVATERLAEESHRQDSANLLIFIMLLTLTILTIWLFKHRRFRFLHETGLAMIYGLLVGVILRFGVHVPQSTSDVVLSCAVNASPATLLVNVSGRFYEYTLKGEVSRGKGHQVQDDEMLRKVTFDPEVFFNILLPPIIFHAGYSLKRRHFFRNIGSILAYAFIGTVISCFVIGLIMYGFVSFMKVVGQLGGDFFFTDCLFFGAIVSATDPVTVLAIFNELKVDVDLYALLFGESVLNDAVAIVLSSSIVAYQPTGDNSHSFEAMALLKSFGIFLGVFSGSFALGVATGFMTALVTKFTKLRDFPLLETALFFLMSWSTFLLAEACGFTGVVAVLFCGITQAHYTFNNLSPDSQDRTKQLFELLNFLAENFIFSYMGLTLFSFQSHVFNPLFIIGAFLAVFIGRAANIYPLSFLLNLGRKNKIGSKFQHVMMFAGLRGAMTFALSIRDTATYARQMMFSTTLLIVFFTVWICGGGTTPMLSFMSIPVGVDSDQDNTSSTVLDGSQRRNTKHESAWPFRIWYNFDHNYLKPLLTHSGPPLTATMPACCGPLARCLTSPQAYENEGQLHDDDSDFILNDANVSSMYADVTVTTDASGSRTTNHKHSYTTSSGGNPFDEGLDQELSLAENEVAIRGTRLVLPMDDPVEPPTTVTLPPPPSPPRSDPRRHRL; translated from the exons ATGAAAGCCATTATGGGATTCACACTAAGACGCTTTCTTGGTGTTAAACCGTCGAGAGCGCTGCCGTTGTTGccttttttgttgacattgttgtTCGTGAAGAGCCGAGGAGAGAGCAATGCGATGGACAACGTCGCAACTGAGAGGCTGGCTGAGGAGAGCCACCGACAGGACAGTGCCAATCTGCTCATATTCATAATGCTCTTAACGCTCACTATTTTGACTATATGGTTGTTCAAACACAGGCGGTTTCGGTTCCTCCACGAAACCGGACTCGCTATGATCTATG GCCTATTGGTGGGTGTGATCCTGCGCTTTGGGGTCCATGTGCCTCAGAGCACAAGTGACGTGGTCCTCAGTTGTGCCGTCAACGCCAGTCCCGCTACATTGCTGGTCAATGTCAGCGGGCGGTTCTACGAGTACACTCTGAAGGGGGAAGTCAGCCGGGGCAAAGGTCACCAAGTGCAGGACGATGAGATGCTGAGAAAG GTGACCTTTGACCCAGAAgtgtttttcaacattttgctTCCTCCTATCATCTTCCACGCCGGGTACAGTCTGAAAAGG AGACATTTCTTCAGGAACATCGGCTCCATCCTGGCTTATGCATTTATAGGAACAGTTATATCCTGCTTTGTTATTGG GCTGATCATGTATGGCTTTGTATCCTTCATGAAAGTTGTGGGCCAGCTTGGTGGAGATTTCTTCTTCACCGACTGCCTCTTCTTTGGAGCCATTGTATCAGCAACAGACCCAG tgACAGTGCTGGCTATCTTTAATGAGCTAAAAGTAGACGTGGACCTGTATGCTTTACTCTTTGGAGAAAGTGTCTTGAATGATGCTGTGGCCATCGTCCTCTCGTC CTCCATTGTGGCTTACCAGCCTACCGGAGACAACAGCCACAGCTTTGAGGCCATGGCCTTGTTGAAATCCTTCGGCATCTTCCTGGGTGTCTTTAGTGGATCCTTTGCTCTCGGCGTAGCCACTGGATTCATGACTGCTCTT GTGACCAAGTTCACAAAGCTGAGGGACTTCCCTTTGCTGGAGACGGCTCTCTTTTTCCTCATGTCCTGGAGCACCTTTCTATTGGCTGAGGCATGCGGGTTCACAG GCGTGGTGGCTGTGTTGTTCTGTGGGATCACTCAGGCTCACTACACATTCAACAATCTCTCTCCTGACTCTCAGGACAGGACCAAACAG ttgtttgagctgctgaaCTTCCTGGCAGAGAACTTCATCTTCTCCTACATGGGTCTGACTCTTTTCTCCTTCCAGTCTCATGTCTTTAACCCTTTGTTCATCATTGGAGCCTTT TTGGCCGTGTTTATTGGCAGGGCGGCAAACATCTACCCTTTGTCCTTCCTGCTCAACCTGGGTCGCAAGAACAAGATCGGCTCAAAATTTCAGCACGTCATGATGTTTGCAG GTCTGCGTGGGGCCATGACCTTTGCTCTTTCTATCCGAGACACAGCGACTTATGCCCGCCAAATGATGTTTTCAACCACCCTGCTGATTGTCTTCTTCACTGTCTGGATTTGCGGAGGTGGCACCACGCCCATGCTGTCCTTCATGAGCATACC GGTGGGCGTAGACTCTGATCAAGACAACACA AGTTCCACTGTGTTGGACGGCTCACAGCGGAGGAACACCAAACATGAGAGCGCTTGGCCGTTCAGGATCTGGTATAACTTTGACCACAA CTACCTAAAGCCTCTCCTGACCCACAGCGGCCCCCCTCTCACTGCCACTATGCCGGCCTGTTGTGGACCGCTGGCTCGATGCCTCACCAGCCCTCAGGCTTATGAG AACGAAGGTCAGCTTCACGACGACGACTCTGACTTCATCTTGAACGACGCGAACGTGAGCTCCATGTACGCCGACGTCACCGTCACCACGGACGCCTCAGGGTCGCGTACCACCAACCACAAGCACTCCTACACCACCAGCAGCGGGGGCAACCCGTTCGACGAGGGACTGGATCAGGAGCTCTCTCTGGCCGAAAACGAAGTGGCGATCAGAGGAACCCGTCTCGTCCTGCCTATGGATGACCCGGTGGAGCCCCCTACCACCGTCACCCTGCCGCCGCCTCCCTCCCCGCCACGCTCTGACCCTCGCAGGCACAGACTGTAA
- the LOC132988084 gene encoding cytokine receptor common subunit gamma-like, with protein sequence MMSTRLLLLFCLTEHVFTKQLPDVECVVVHLKYVQCFWNMLGTPQSNFTFYGWFHFEKPMTECTSYLSEKGINIGCNQPYTEKSNRFNTFYTLLEDGNNNHSQTHELRHRVMLYPPTNLTVQMESDLNLWLYWNQTNHGCVESEIRYNINNKEWDTTKVNTGKQNHCINLPCSQCKYELQVRSRLGYSCAESVFWSNWSEPAVWGVDNSPGTHEKQTDQMKSMSVWTPVLIVVGFITLILLVMMLLHHDRLRIILIPLVPKPALIPRDIEDWFEHSKDLKESFKPNYNERACTVREYTHISQSDSEGSVSSTSSVTTDQSDCSVLISADEPDPAPLQAPEV encoded by the exons ATGATGTCTACGCGACTGCTTTTGCTTTTCTGTCTGACAGAACATGTGTTTACCAAACAACTGCCTG ATGTGGAGTGTGTGGTGGTGCATCTCAAATATGTCCAGTGTTTCTGGAACATGCTCGGGACTCCACAGAGCAATTTCACCTTCTATGGCTG GTTCCACTTTGAGAAACCAATGACTGAGTGCACAAGCTATTTGTCAGAAAAGGGCATAAATATTGGATGTAATCAACCATATACCGAAAAAAGCAACAGGTTCAATACGTTTTACACCCTACTCGAGGACGGCAACAACAATCACTCACAGACGCATGAACTTCGACATAGAG TCATGTTATATCCACCCACCAACCTGACTGTCCAAATGGAGTCAGATTTGAATCTGTGGCTGTACTGGAACCAGACCAATCATGGCTGTGTGGAGAGCGAAATTCGCTATAACATCAATAACAAGGAGTGGGAT ACAACTAAAGTCAATACTGGGAAGCAGAACCACTGCATCAATCTGCCCTGCAGCCAATGCAAGTATGAGTTGCAAGTGCGAAGCAGATTGGGATACAGCTGTGCAGAGTCTGTGTTCTGGAGTAACTGGAGTGAGCCTGCGGTCTGGGGGGTTGACAACAGCCCAGGCACACATGAAAAAC AAACTGATCAGATGAAGTCAATGTCAGTGTGGACTCCAGTGCTTATTGTGGTGGGCTTCATCACCCTCATCTTATTGGTCATGATGTTGCTGCATCATGATAG GCTCAGAATCATCCTCATCCCCCTTGTTCCCAAGCCAGCCCTGATTCCTCGTGACATTGAG gATTGGTTTGAACACTCTAAAGACCTGAAAGAGAGTTTTAAGCCGAACTACAACGAGCGTGCCTGTACCGTCCGGGAGTACACCCACATCTCCCAGTCTGACAGCGAGGGCTCTGTCAGCTCCACCTCCTCTGTCACCACTGACCAATCCGACTGCTCAGTCCTCATCTCTGCAGACGAGCCTGACCCCGCTCCCCTTCAAGCTCCAGAGGTCTAG
- the snx12 gene encoding sorting nexin-12 isoform X2, which translates to MSEPSVADTRRLHSKPQDLNDAYGPPSNFLEIDVYDPQIVGVGRNRYTTYEVRMRTNLPIFKLKDSCVRRRYSDFEWLKNELERDSKIVVPTLPSKALKRQLPFRGDEGLFEEAFIEERRSGLEQFINKIAGHPLAQNERCLHMFLQEESIDRNYIPGKV; encoded by the exons ATGTCAGAGCCGTCGGTGGCCGACACTCGCCGGTTACATTCCAAACCCCAGGACCTGAACGACGCTTACGGTCCCCCAAGCAATTTCCTGGAAATAGACGTTTATGACCCACAAATCGTCGGAGTTGGACGGAACCGGTACACAACTTACGAAGTTCGCATGCGG ACAAACCTTCCCATTTTCAAACTGAAGGATTCCTGTGTGAGAAGAAGATACAGCGACTTTGAGTGGTTAAAGAATGAGCTGGAAAGAGACAGTAAG ATTGTAGTACCAACTCTACCAAGCAAAGCCCTGAAGAGACAGTTGCCGTTCCGTGGGGATGAGGGCCTTTTTGAGGAAGCTTTCATTGAGGAGCGACGATCGGGCCTGGAGCAGTTCATCAACAA AATTGCAGGTCACCCATTGGCCCAGAATGAGCGCTGTCTTCACATGTTCCTGCAAGAGGAAAGCATTGACCGTAACTACATTCCTGGAAAA gtaTGA
- the snx12 gene encoding sorting nexin-12 isoform X1, with translation MSEPSVADTRRLHSKPQDLNDAYGPPSNFLEIDVYDPQIVGVGRNRYTTYEVRMRTNLPIFKLKDSCVRRRYSDFEWLKNELERDSKIVVPTLPSKALKRQLPFRGDEGLFEEAFIEERRSGLEQFINKIAGHPLAQNERCLHMFLQEESIDRNYIPGKVRH, from the exons ATGTCAGAGCCGTCGGTGGCCGACACTCGCCGGTTACATTCCAAACCCCAGGACCTGAACGACGCTTACGGTCCCCCAAGCAATTTCCTGGAAATAGACGTTTATGACCCACAAATCGTCGGAGTTGGACGGAACCGGTACACAACTTACGAAGTTCGCATGCGG ACAAACCTTCCCATTTTCAAACTGAAGGATTCCTGTGTGAGAAGAAGATACAGCGACTTTGAGTGGTTAAAGAATGAGCTGGAAAGAGACAGTAAG ATTGTAGTACCAACTCTACCAAGCAAAGCCCTGAAGAGACAGTTGCCGTTCCGTGGGGATGAGGGCCTTTTTGAGGAAGCTTTCATTGAGGAGCGACGATCGGGCCTGGAGCAGTTCATCAACAA AATTGCAGGTCACCCATTGGCCCAGAATGAGCGCTGTCTTCACATGTTCCTGCAAGAGGAAAGCATTGACCGTAACTACATTCCTGGAAAAGTACGACACTAG
- the snx12 gene encoding sorting nexin-12 isoform X3: MSEPSVADTRRLHSKPQDLNDAYGPPSNFLEIDVYDPQIVGVGRNRYTTYEVRMRTNLPIFKLKDSCVRRRYSDFEWLKNELERDSKIVVPTLPSKALKRQLPFRGDEGLFEEAFIEERRSGLEQFINKIAGHPLAQNERCLHMFLQEESIDRNYIPGKV; the protein is encoded by the exons ATGTCAGAGCCGTCGGTGGCCGACACTCGCCGGTTACATTCCAAACCCCAGGACCTGAACGACGCTTACGGTCCCCCAAGCAATTTCCTGGAAATAGACGTTTATGACCCACAAATCGTCGGAGTTGGACGGAACCGGTACACAACTTACGAAGTTCGCATGCGG ACAAACCTTCCCATTTTCAAACTGAAGGATTCCTGTGTGAGAAGAAGATACAGCGACTTTGAGTGGTTAAAGAATGAGCTGGAAAGAGACAGTAAG ATTGTAGTACCAACTCTACCAAGCAAAGCCCTGAAGAGACAGTTGCCGTTCCGTGGGGATGAGGGCCTTTTTGAGGAAGCTTTCATTGAGGAGCGACGATCGGGCCTGGAGCAGTTCATCAACAA AATTGCAGGTCACCCATTGGCCCAGAATGAGCGCTGTCTTCACATGTTCCTGCAAGAGGAAAGCATTGACCGTAACTACATTCCTGGAAAAGTA